GAATCGTGATCCCTAGGCTGACAGTGACCAACAGCTTTATGAGTCTTCTATTCACCGATCCCCGATGGAGGGAGCAGAACCAGAAGCTTCTTCACAATCTATCCAAGAGAGCCACCATTCTAGAGACCAGTGTCCAGCAAAATTCACTGCCATCAGCTGAAGAGGCCTTGGTTGTCTTCGACAGTTAGTATGTGTCCCCCTTAATTGCAGGCATCATATCCACGCTGACGATCACAGCTTGGGAACATCTCATGTCCAGAACCCGTTCTTGCTGCGTCGATATGTGCAAGACCTATACCGAGCACTCTTCCCCGAAAGTCTGGAAGACCAACATGCACGTGCCAGTGTCGGTCAAACAACGGAGCACCAACTATTTCGGACATTCATGATACTTGCCATCGGCGCCATCCCACTCTACCGAGCCGGCAAGCACCAGTATCACCCTTACGGCTATTTTCTTTCCGCGTTGAAACACCTCGAAGAAGGCTTTCTCCTGAAAGGCTTGGAGTCCATTCAGGATCTGTTGCTCGTAAGCAGATTTGGCATATATTATCACATTGGTGCGGTGTCCTCGCAATAACAATGTCGTAACCACTACTGACTGTGTATGTAGGTACTTCTATATGGGAATTGATCCAACTTAGTACCAGAATGTGTATTGAGCAGGGTCTACATAAGTGTCGATCACGAAAAAGCCCAGATGACCATCTGCTAGAGGAGCAACTGCGGAGACGGGTATTTTGGCAGTGTTATATGCTGGATCGGTACACCTCTGTGATGTTGGACCGCCCACCCGCGATAGCCGACAAAGACATCCAGATCGGGTTTCCGGCCGAcgcagatgacgaggagctCGACTTGGCCGGGCAGTCTGGTGTATTTGCGGATATAGATTCCTTCTATCGCATGGGCACGGCACATCTGGATTCCATGCATACAACTGAGACCTCGGTGTTTCTCCTCTGCTTGCGACTACGTAAGATTACCTCAAAGATCCATACAAGATTTCAGCAAAAGGCCAAGGGGAGAGCTGAGCAGGAGATGTCACAAATTGAACTGGCCACAGCCAGCGGAACCATATATTTAGATCTTGACGAGCTACTGAATGAGCTAGAGAGTTGGAGGAACTCTGCGCCTGTCTTCTCCAACCCAAAATGCTTGTATGAAAGGCAGGAGTGGTACGATCTGCTCCTGATGCGAGAGCGATTACTTATTATCCGCAAAGCGATTGATCTCGTGCCTAAACGAAACAATGTGCCTCCGCAAGACCTCCTCAGCATCTGCCTTGAATTTTCCGTGGGGACTATTACTACTTTCTGTGCTATGTTCGACCAGGGGCTTGTGACATACACACGCAGTTACTTCCAGACTCTGTTCACTGCGGGATTATCTGTCATGTTTTGTGTTTCAGTTGTAGAGGACCTTGATTATCAGACCATAAAGAGTGCTTCTGAAGCTGTCAAGAAAGGCGAGAAAACATTGAAGCTCATGGTCCAGGAGCTTCCTGATGCGGTTCACTATGTCGCTCTATATGAAGCATTGCGGGCCGACATCTTGCGCAAGACAAAGAACCAACGACCAGATGCAGTGCACAGCGAACAGCATATCCCATTTGATATCACTCATCAAAGTGGAAGCATACAATTCCTACTTGATGGTAGTGTGAATACTGAAAATGAACCTCCTGCACCCGTCAGTGAACACAACCCGCCGTGGCCCATTCTGACGCCCGATGCAAGTACGAACGAAGCCCATTTGATACAGTTGCAAGAAGCAGCCATTGAGAACCAACAATTATCATGGGACATATTTGGGGACAACGTCTTCTGGAGCATGGAGGCCGGCATGTTAGGGGAGTACGTGTACGGGTCGTCAGCTGCGGGTCACTTCCTCGACATATGAAAATCAATATATAACCACAATTAAATACAAACAAGCCATATATCTACACCCTCTCCAACCTCACATTGATATCCTCATACTTCTGACTCAACTGCCTCATCCCCGCCTGCACCATCGCCCCATCCTGTCCACCCAACGACCACGTCGCCCCCAACTTAAACCACATCTCCAAAAGATCCAGTCTCCCCGGAATCCCCCCAATACCCACAGGCTTTCCAACATCCACACACGCCTTGATAACCCTCTTCACCGCATCCTGATACTCAGCAGTATCATAACCCCCGGGAATCCCCATGTCCGAACAGAGATCATTCGAACCAATCAaaatcccatccaccccctcaacAGCCACAATCTCCTCCACAATATCCACCGCCCCAGGCGTCTCAATCATTGGAATCAGCATAGTCTGCTCATTCAACACCGCATTCTGCACCTTCGTAGACACATGCCGGAACCCAAACGCCGGCTGGTTATTCGTGCAGCCGCGCTTTCCCAGGGGAGCGTACTTCCCATGCTGGACTAATTCCTTCACCTCTTCGACGGACTCCACGTGAGGAATCACCACGGCGGAGGCGCCTGCGTCGAGAATGCGACTGATATGGAAGTGCGACTTGGAGGGCGAGCGCACGACGGGCGAGATGCCTGCGCAGTGGCAGGCGAGAATTAGTTGCGAGACAGTGCGCATGTCGTGCGCGGAGTGCTCCAtgtcgatgaagatggcgTGGATAGAGGTCGTTTTgcagaggagggggagttCATTGGTTGTTAGGTATTTGGCTGTTAGGAGGGGGGTTATTTGTCCGGAGAGGATGCGCGTCCGGAAGGGATTGGAGATGCTGGTGGTTTGAGGGTCGGATTGGGTCATTTTGGTCGTAGTTAGGATGAATATAGATGGTGATTGACTTGAGATGTAATTGGGAAAATTGTTCTTTGATTGATCAAAATGATCTGGCCAAACTGAGCTTATACTGTTACTTATATGTTGATGTTAATCGCTAAGATCGAAAGTATATTTTCTTGTCTAATTTAGCAATCCGGAGAATATCCGGTTGCTGGACGATGAGTCTATAGCTTCATCCGGAACTTCTCCTACGGAGCGGAAATTGTCCATTCCCACACGTATGATCAGCCTCATAGCCATAGGCACTTACTCTAGTGCTAAGAAAATAACAGAGTGAGTCATAACAAACTCCAAACAGTGAATGTGAAGAAACAGAGTGAGTCATAAGTCAATATACCAAATCATAAATgtcatccactccctcatCCCAACTCAGCATCAATCACTGCGATATCCCACATTACCAACTACCCACCCAGACAACCCTACAACTACCCATCTCATCCCTTCTCAccaccccatcaccaccagaaGCATACCTCCGCCTTACCTAAGTAACAAACCTCCACCCAGACCCATtaccctccacctcctccctctccaactcccTATTCCTCCtgacacaccaccacctcgtCCCCAAACAAAGCAACACCGTAAGTCCACACCCCGCAATAATAATTCCCCCTCCAGTCTCATACCTCGGCTCCTGCGACGTGAGGAAGAAGTACGGCGTGAACCAATGCGAGACGGACGACACGCAATTCGCGATGGCGACGAGCGCGGCTCGTTTTGTGCGTGGACGCGGGACGACGCTGGTTTCCCAGGATATTTGGATCTGAGTTATTGATTAGTCTGGGTGATGGGAGCTCTAGTTTGAGTGGGTAGACAGTGGTGGGTTATCTTACGTTCGGGGCGACGAATGGTCCAGTACAGAGTAAGACGAAGCTAAAGTATCGTGCTCCGATGTTCAAGGTTGAGATCATAATCACTGTTCCGGCGAGGGTGATGAGCATGGGTATCACGATGTGCCAGCAGTGCTTGAGGAATCGGCCACAGGACCATGAGAGGACCAATGTAGCGATGTAGGCTATTACCCATGGCGGAGCTTGGACGAGGTAGGTTTCGACTtcggagaagttgagggttGCGACGATCTGTAGTCACTATTATTAGCACGATGTATAATCTGAGAGTAAAAGGTTGATACACACCGAAGGAAAGAAATCCTTGAACGACTGCGCAATAATGAGGGCGAAATGCATTGCCGAGAACAACCATGTAAAGGGATCCTTAACGGCAAGCCACACACCCGTCCAGCGaccaccctcatcatcttcgtggATACCGCCCGCTGAGACGAACTGTCTATACTTTGCCATTTCAGCCTCCTCTGCACTGAACCATCGTCGACTAGTATTATCGGGGAAGTTCGGGAGGAACCAGAACGCAATCAAGGTGACAAGGATACTGACAATCCCTTCTAATAGGATAAACCACTGCCAGGCTCGGAGGTGTGCGATGCCGTCCATGTTCGTGAGAATGGCTGCGGCGAGGAGTCCAGAGAAAACATTGGATATGATGTTTCCCGCGTGCCAAATGCCCATCCGTAATGGAGATTCTTTCTTCGTGTACCAGGACGAGGTCATTAGGGAGACAGCGGGGATGAAGGGCCCTTCTGTGACGCCAACGAGGAATCGGCAGAGACAGAAGCCCCAGGCAGAGGTGAGGGCCGGCATGCAGATTGTCACGGCGGACCAGGAGAGCATGATGCAGGGGAAGATTATGCTCGGTTTGCCTTTGG
The window above is part of the Aspergillus luchuensis IFO 4308 DNA, chromosome 8, nearly complete sequence genome. Proteins encoded here:
- a CDS encoding uncharacterized protein (COG:S;~EggNog:ENOG410PV1E;~InterPro:IPR001138,IPR007219,IPR036864;~PFAM:PF00172,PF04082;~go_function: GO:0000981 - DNA-binding transcription factor activity, RNA polymerase II-specific [Evidence IEA];~go_function: GO:0003677 - DNA binding [Evidence IEA];~go_function: GO:0008270 - zinc ion binding [Evidence IEA];~go_process: GO:0006351 - transcription, DNA-templated [Evidence IEA];~go_process: GO:0006355 - regulation of transcription, DNA-templated [Evidence IEA]), with amino-acid sequence MANGHEDRQLPRLPACQSCYTKKAKCDNARPKCSPCMRNGQVCLTVSLNGSEPVSREYIYELEQKVLSLQTGVIDIEPMMNDTEEHSSADDNNPGPAPHGRLGHIVETADGYSNDMSLSPNYTEGAGISFMSLLFTDPRWREQNQKLLHNLSKRATILETSVQQNSLPSAEEALVVFDSYLGTSHVQNPFLLRRYVQDLYRALFPESLEDQHARASVGQTTEHQLFRTFMILAIGAIPLYRAGKHQYHPYGYFLSALKHLEEGFLLKGLESIQDLLLVSRFGIYYHIGTSIWELIQLSTRMCIEQGLHKCRSRKSPDDHLLEEQLRRRVFWQCYMLDRYTSVMLDRPPAIADKDIQIGFPADADDEELDLAGQSGVFADIDSFYRMGTAHLDSMHTTETSVFLLCLRLRKITSKIHTRFQQKAKGRAEQEMSQIELATASGTIYLDLDELLNELESWRNSAPVFSNPKCLYERQEWYDLLLMRERLLIIRKAIDLVPKRNNVPPQDLLSICLEFSVGTITTFCAMFDQGLVTYTRSYFQTLFTAGLSVMFCVSVVEDLDYQTIKSASEAVKKGEKTLKLMVQELPDAVHYVALYEALRADILRKTKNQRPDAVHSEQHIPFDITHQSGSIQFLLDGSVNTENEPPAPVSEHNPPWPILTPDASTNEAHLIQLQEAAIENQQLSWDIFGDNVFWSMEAGMLGEYVYGSSAAGHFLDI
- a CDS encoding HpcH/HpaI aldolase family protein (COG:G;~EggNog:ENOG410PNY4;~InterPro:IPR005000,IPR015813,IPR040442;~PFAM:PF03328;~go_function: GO:0003824 - catalytic activity [Evidence IEA]) — protein: MTQSDPQTTSISNPFRTRILSGQITPLLTAKYLTTNELPLLCKTTSIHAIFIDMEHSAHDMRTVSQLILACHCAGISPVVRSPSKSHFHISRILDAGASAVVIPHVESVEEVKELVQHGKYAPLGKRGCTNNQPAFGFRHVSTKVQNAVLNEQTMLIPMIETPGAVDIVEEIVAVEGVDGILIGSNDLCSDMGIPGGYDTAEYQDAVKRVIKACVDVGKPVGIGGIPGRLDLLEMWFKLGATWSLGGQDGAMVQAGMRQLSQKYEDINVRLERV
- a CDS encoding uncharacterized protein (COG:G;~EggNog:ENOG410QDHW;~InterPro:IPR011701,IPR036259;~PFAM:PF07690;~TransMembrane:12 (i57-74o98-120i127-151o157-177i189-209o221-243i294-311o331-349i361-379o385-405i417-439o451-472i);~go_function: GO:0022857 - transmembrane transporter activity [Evidence IEA];~go_process: GO:0055085 - transmembrane transport [Evidence IEA]); the protein is MAPKHDEYALDDRDSKIIVENLEDVSYPEHSLAQFPLLREKTPTELEHLDKAVLKKLDYYFLPCVTMMLLMSYLDRINVSNARLAGMQDDLHMSDTEWSAGISLFYVGYIISQVPASVFIAKGKPSIIFPCIMLSWSAVTICMPALTSAWGFCLCRFLVGVTEGPFIPAVSLMTSSWYTKKESPLRMGIWHAGNIISNVFSGLLAAAILTNMDGIAHLRAWQWFILLEGIVSILVTLIAFWFLPNFPDNTSRRWFSAEEAEMAKYRQFVSAGGIHEDDEGGRWTGVWLAVKDPFTWLFSAMHFALIIAQSFKDFFPSIVATLNFSEVETYLVQAPPWVIAYIATLVLSWSCGRFLKHCWHIVIPMLITLAGTVIMISTLNIGARYFSFVLLCTGPFVAPNIQISWETSVVPRPRTKRAALVAIANCVSSVSHWFTPYFFLTSQEPRYETGGGIIIAGCGLTVLLCLGTRWWCVRRNRELEREEVEGNGSGWRFVT